Below is a genomic region from Ziziphus jujuba cultivar Dongzao chromosome 7, ASM3175591v1.
ACAGAGATTTCAAATTAGACATTACCCTTGCCAATCTTAAAAAAGACTATTATTCAAAACGGTGTTGATTGATGCATAGCAACTTGGTTGATTCAGGCAACAAATTAACCGTCACAagtatttttgtgaaattcaaCTCTATTTCATCCTTCAATTTGTCTGCGCAAGTCTTGTGCTCTGCTTCTTTTAACAGATTTGGAATTGGATGTGGGGGGTGGCAGTTTAAGGCTGCCGGAGACTTATTTCGGTGCTCAGCTCTAGACATTGTCTTTGAATTGTCTTAAGGTTTCAGAAAAGACATTATGTGAATGGATTCGTAGCTGCAAATCGCTCAAGAATCTACACCTTTGTGGACTTGAAGGTATAAAGGAGTTGAACGTTAATTCTTCATCACTTGAAATCTAAagcatcaagtatttttctgCCAATGGGGTTATGGAGATCAATATTTCAGCAGAAAGACTATAATCTTTGTGTATATCTTTGGGGCGTTTGCCCCTCGTGAATGGGTACTCACTTGCAATATGCGCTCCACAGCTTCAAAAGTTTGAGCGGAAAGGAGGAGTTTTCAACTACTCTAATTTTGTGTAGGAAATTCGAAAAGTTTGTCTGGCTATTGATTCTTGaaatccatataaaaaaaattaaatctatgAGACGACAATACATATTGTCTTTAGGCAACATAGTTGAAACGAGAAAGAGAAACAAGCAttatcagggaaaaaaaaaaaaaaaaaaaaaaaaaaaaaaaaaaaaaaaaaaaaaaaggaaaacacacAAACAGAATTAAAAATGATTGTGATATATAGTTCTACTTGGGAGCTTCCACATTTTGCCACTTGGATGCTAATTCAGAAAGTGCCCTTGTGGAAGACCCATCTTTGCTCAGTGCCCTGTTAGCTGCATCTTTCAGGTCATTCATCCGTTGTCCAAGCCTCTTCCCCTCTTCCCCTTCAATTAGATCCCTAACAACTTTGGCAATTTCCTCGCGTTCCACCAACCCATTTTCATTAGCTTTTGGTCTCAACGCCACTTTCAGAACCTCCACCAGCATTATTGCGTTCATGTGTTGCTCGGCAAAGAGTGGCCAAGTAATTAGCGGTTTACCAAACAAAACACCTTCAAGTGTGGAGCTCCAACCACAGTGGGTTAGGAACCCACCCGTTGAGCCATGCCTCAGGATTTCAATTTGTGGTGCCCACGATGCAACCACTAGTCCCTGTCCCTTAGTCCTCTCCAAAAACCCATTTGGTAAAACCTCAGAAGGGTCGAAATCGCCTTGACCATTAAGATAAGCAGCACTGGGAAGCTCGTTTGGTCCTCTGACAACCCACAAGAACTTTTGTCCACTCATTTCCAAACCCAAGGCCAACACCTTCAGCTGTTCGGCAGAGAGGGTCCCACGGCTTCCAAACGAGACATATAGGACCGAGCCACGTGGCTGATTGTCTAACCATGTTAAACATTCTGACCCATTAGCTTCAGTACCGCTTGAACCGGTTTGAATAATCGGTCCAATTGGATAAACCGGGGGACTAATAACGCTATTTGGTTCTCCTTGTTGCGCTTGCAGAGCTTTTATAGCTCCATACTCCATGTCTGTGAATGTATTTACCCCAATACCCTCCACTTGATTGAGCTGTTTGGCAAGGTTTATAAGGCGTTTATACATTTCGCTTTTCCTGTCTTGATACGGCTGGGGAAGATCTTTACCATGGATGGGTATGGATCCGGGAATCTCCACCGGTTCCGGCAAATCTCTAAACTCGCAGCAAACTGTCTCGTCCAGCTTTGGCGTGATCATAAGTAGGGACAAAGCCGTAGCCGgtgaaggaaagaaaataaagggaGGGATATTGAATTCCTTAGCAACATCTAATGTATCAGTTCCGAACATATCGGTGAGGAAAGCAGACAAGTGGGTTTTGGAGACCAAAGACTCCAAAACATGTCGAAGGGACGGAAGAGAGCGAGTAGCGGTGAGGAAAACCTGGAGCCCAGGTGCGATACCGTCAAAGTTGACTGGAGGGAGAAAAATGGAGTCGATGGAGGTTGGAAGGGACTCAACGATGGCTTTGGTGGCTTTGGATGGAGGGCCATCGGTGGGTATTATGCAAGTGACGTGGAAGTTGTTGTGTTGTAGAACAAGACGTTTAGCGAACTCGACGAATGGGATCAAGTGGCTAAATCCAGGACTTGGGAAAATGGCTATGTGAGATTTTTTCTTCATTGCCATGACGAATGATAAAATCAATTTCGTTGGTCTAATAATGGATATTTGATTGAGAATTGAGAATTCAATGCAGAGAGACTATTATATAACTATACATAATGATGCGGTTTTTCAATATTCTTTAGAGTCGTGAACAATTTGTTTGTTAATaggcaatttaaaaaaaataaaacaaaatactaTTTTTCCTGGTTCATATTATTCTATGAATAGTATGCAGTGACGTATAgtgtttgaaaatgaaaaaaaaaaaaaaaaaagcgaataTCCTATGTATGTGATGTAAGATAGTATGTCAGCGTTGCCACTGAAGCAAGAGTCGAAGCAGCAAGAGCGTTCGAGTCACAATGCAAAGTATTGGGAGTTTAAAAATCTGAAATTGTCAACGACTCACTGAAGAACGTTAAAATGGAGATAAATGGACCGCAAAATGAAATGGAGGTGATCAAGTACTTGCTCAAAAATGCAAAAGGATTGGAGGAGATAACCATTCTTTGTTCAAGTGATTTCTTATCTAGACTACGTGTTAttagaaaaaagattaaaaaattcaaaaaggcttcTTCATTTACTGTTATATATTACTTACCAAAATGACTATTACATTGTTTGGTTCTTTTCCTTTGATTTCTAGCATTTTCTGATACAAAAATAGAAACTTCTGATTTTGGGGCTCTTTGCCGTAGTCCAGTGGCGGATTTATTGGTTGGCTTCCATTATAATGTTAAGAGATAAAGATttcttatacttttttttaaatattcttttcaaagtgcttttttattttctgtttatgtCAATGGAACAGCGCTTTAATATGTTCATGTAGTTCTTCTTTTTCAGATTTTAAAAGTGAAAACTGCAAAGAACCACGGCAGAAATAGAAAGGCATGCTCAAGGCAGTTAATTATCGTTCTACAATTGATTCTAGAATTGCCTATGATATAAGGTGTAAAATACATGTTGTTTGAACTATGCATCAAACGAATTAGGTCAAATTGCAGAAAACGTTATCTAATATTCATTGGATCAAGTAAGAAAGAAATTTACAATGCAAACCAATTAATtgatttagtataatatatattaatgcaaACCATTCTTTATTCACCAGATTTCTTATCTAGAACACATGTGATTAGTTAACAGCTTGCCTTAAGCAATTCATAAAGGCTTTTTGATCTAttgctatatattttttaccaaaataactATTACGAAGTTGGTGCTTTTCTTATGATTTCTACCATTTTCTGATTAGGCAAACTAGAAATTCTGATGTTGGAACACTTTGTTTTTAGTCAAGTGGaggatttattaattttttatgttggaGACATTGATTtcttctaccttttttttttttttgaatttattttttataaaatattgctctcttatattttgtttatgtcAGTCGAACCTTTTAACATGTGCTTGTAGTTCTTCTATTTCAGATTTTAACAACGAAAACTGTCAACAACCACGGTAGAAATAGAAATTCATGACTAGTtctcaaattgattcttgttgtgtaacagcccagaccacccgcatgagatattgtccgctttggacccagcccgcacggttttgctctacGACCCCGTTACACTGTGGGTCCACAAAAagcgtctcaagggaaaggtatccacacccacttatatggcatgcttcgttcccctttccaatcgatgtgcgatgttacaatcctccccccttggcacaccgatccgggtactggctctgataccactgtaacagcccagaccacccgcatgagatattgtccgctttgggcccagcccgcacggttttgctctgcgACCCCGTTACACTGTGGGTCCACAAAacgcgtctcaagggaaaggtatccacacccatttatatggcatacttcgttctcctttccaaccgatatgcgATGTGGGtattttcctaggatcagggtttgtctagggttccggaaaagaaattctggacgggtcctgacatgttgtttaattaaattccataaataattatgTAGTATTCAACGGATCAAGTAAGAAAGAGAGATGTATATTACTACTAAAAATGTAAATCTAATTGTAAAAAAGGTTTTTATAATGCGACTTActataactattatatatattgagccCTTAGAAATTAGTCTAGGATTTCAAAACTATAACTGGACCATTAAAAACTAATCTAGGATTGCAAACTATAACTGGACCATATATATATTCGataataaaatttctatttttttaaaaagcaaaagTATCTCTATGGCTCTGGAAACTGAAAAATGAATCATACAcaattcatcatcatcttggCTTCTTGTACATGTTGTTGATCCGTTCTCGGACTCTTGAACCGGGTTGATAACCGAAAGCAAATTGAACCAAGCTATCTATAAGAAATGTGGTTCTGTTAGTCCTGTATACTGCATGTCGTTTTGCCAACTTCGTAAATGTGGTGGCCCATGAATTTCATGAAGATCCAGCCCAATTTGGACATCACTTTAGGCTAGTTACTTGTCTGGACTTGGCCCTACGGGTCCACGTGATAGACAATACATACGTTTCGATtttattcttctattaatttctatattttcCTCTGACGAAGTTTGTACTTCATGATTGACTCCTGCAGTACTTAGAAAGGAACGAGCTAATTAAATGCAATATTTTAGATtaatataagtttaattttatcCCTAAAAACACGTGTATAAAGAGGATACCGTACATgttaaatttcacaatttattcaattattttccaaatgcAATGTAGGTACCGTATGAACAATTGCAAGTAAATTAATGATATGCTGCCAGACAGAAAATTGTTATATAGCCAGCTTTGATCTGATTCAATATAATTAGTAAGTATTTCCTCCCAGCCACTAGTTAATTATGTGAAAAAGAGATCTACCATATTAATGCATTACACATACCtcaaattaattttcttgtCATTACTAGCAAATTCTATTATTTATACATGAATTAATTGTATATACCAACTCACCTAACATTTTCCACAAAATAATTGAGTACTAATTCTTCTTGCCAATTATACCACAACTCATATTGAATTGGGTGATACAAATATCAATGTTCATGTCTATACTGCAGATTATGAATATAATcatgtaattaatattttcatggacatttttttttatatatataagaataatatcaattaggaaatcaaactttttccttataattaaataaaagttaatacaGGTAAATATGttcaatgcataattccttttttcttttttctttttttttttttttttggtgaagtgTGTTTTATATGTAATTCATGTATAgaactatatataattaaattatattgaatatatgttcaatataaattcaacaatttatttttattgcaataTCATCCATTTgctactaattaatattttaagaaaattgagattatgaaaatatacagtataaattataatttataattatataaatctattaaGACAAAGGaaagtatttttatatatacatgaaccTATTGAGCAAATTactatttttgacaaataaaatcGTAACGTTACTCCACacacacaacaaaaaaaaaaaaaaaaaaaaaaaaaaaagaagatcgTAACCACCaactaattataataaattggaagataacaaaaataatagaaataaacgAACATACGAACTTTTGATTAATAAGTATATCTTAGATagtcagcccaaaaaaaaaaaaaaagtatatcttAGATAgttataatgtatatattacTTAAGGAAATTAAAAGATGAATTGACAActaaaattagaaattattgcttttatatatattcaaaggaGGGATTAAAATTTAGTTACTTACATGACATAAAAATAGCTTTTGACATCCACGGACCGGAGGCAAAATATAAATCGTTGTTAAACTAACTACATGACATACTTACAAATGTCCCCTTTACGAAGGTACATCAAATCAACATATCTCTtcgcattatttatttatttaattttttttttttggattttcctcaatttttattttattttattttattattattatttttttgttgccaACACTTTTCCTCAATGGTTTATTCGTGTAGAATTCACTATGCCAAATGTTTcattttgtagttttttttttttcttttcttttcagaggaattagaatttatataatattgctaTAATTTTTGAGATGCTTGTATAGAATctacaataaaaattattagaaatatatttaaaaaagaaaaaagaaaaaacccccTCACTACTGTTTAGATATATACAAAGGAtcccatcaataataataatactaataatagtaataggcatctaaaacaaaatgatactcaaaaaaaatctaagacaaaataataatgataagcatcaaaacaaaattattattattaaaagattttgcaaaatatatatgtatatatattataattaaacaaTTGGAACGGTTGCACCCGCTCAGAGCACCCTAGCCTGTCCGAAGGGACTCATTTCCATATAAAACCCCAATTGCTGAATAGTCACACTGCTTCATAACCTTTCCCCATCAAAATCTTTCAAATCCCCTCCTActtttcttcctctctctctcagtCCCATCCCGACCCacacaactctctctctctctcttcccaatCCTCATCATATTCATATCTATGGAACTTAATAAGCAGTGCTCTCcgtccaccaccaccaccatcgaAGGTGGTGTTGATCAGGTGGTGACCGTGACCATGCCGTTCGATGATGATCAGGAAAGAAATGAATCGTTGCATGGCGGAGGTGGTTTGCTCGGCCCTTCACCGGTTTCAACTTGTGTGAGCAAGCAAGTAGCGGATAATAACCCTGCAGTATTTGTTAGTTGTAGGAATAATATTAATGAGTCTAAAGCAATAGCACTGAACCCTGATGCTGAAGAATGGGATTTTAGAAGGAACCGTGCACCTGAGGAAGATAGGTGTTTGTTTCTCACTTTCTCTAATGGATACCCTCTCACTCATGCCCAGATTATCAGGTTTTTTACCCGGTAAGACAAAACAACACAATCCCATTTCATAAATCTCCTAGATTTTTTAAAGGGAaggcaaaatatatacaaatcaaTGTGATCTTATTAAGTCCttttatatgttaatatttttccatttctgcattattaatattttagcaattagttatatgtacatatttcttctttttttgtataTGATATTAATGcacaagttttattttataatttttgaatgTGATGATTAGAAAGTATGGTCGATG
It encodes:
- the LOC107422673 gene encoding hydroquinone glucosyltransferase-like, whose translation is MAMKKKSHIAIFPSPGFSHLIPFVEFAKRLVLQHNNFHVTCIIPTDGPPSKATKAIVESLPTSIDSIFLPPVNFDGIAPGLQVFLTATRSLPSLRHVLESLVSKTHLSAFLTDMFGTDTLDVAKEFNIPPFIFFPSPATALSLLMITPKLDETVCCEFRDLPEPVEIPGSIPIHGKDLPQPYQDRKSEMYKRLINLAKQLNQVEGIGVNTFTDMEYGAIKALQAQQGEPNSVISPPVYPIGPIIQTGSSGTEANGSECLTWLDNQPRGSVLYVSFGSRGTLSAEQLKVLALGLEMSGQKFLWVVRGPNELPSAAYLNGQGDFDPSEVLPNGFLERTKGQGLVVASWAPQIEILRHGSTGGFLTHCGWSSTLEGVLFGKPLITWPLFAEQHMNAIMLVEVLKVALRPKANENGLVEREEIAKVVRDLIEGEEGKRLGQRMNDLKDAANRALSKDGSSTRALSELASKWQNVEAPK